A window of Phyllobacterium sp. T1293 contains these coding sequences:
- a CDS encoding GNAT family N-acetyltransferase, whose translation MMTTIRAAKLRDMSDCAAIVNAWIDTTEWMPRVHPEEDVAEYYQDIVFAKYEIFVADDDGAIAGMVALSPDNIVNALYVHRDHRGKGIGKALLDHAKQEATGPIELWTFVENRGAQAFYLREGFSEIRRTDGYNEEHLPDILYRWQRPVGGLHP comes from the coding sequence ATGATGACCACGATCCGCGCCGCCAAATTGCGTGACATGTCCGACTGTGCGGCAATCGTCAATGCATGGATTGATACAACCGAATGGATGCCGCGGGTGCATCCCGAAGAGGACGTCGCCGAATATTATCAGGACATTGTTTTTGCAAAGTACGAAATATTTGTCGCCGACGATGATGGTGCAATTGCCGGAATGGTAGCCCTCTCACCAGACAATATCGTCAACGCGCTTTACGTTCACCGGGACCATCGCGGCAAAGGAATCGGCAAGGCGCTGCTTGACCACGCCAAACAGGAAGCAACCGGGCCGATAGAACTCTGGACCTTTGTAGAAAATCGCGGCGCACAAGCCTTCTATCTCAGGGAAGGATTTAGCGAGATTCGGCGTACCGATGGCTATAATGAGGAGCATTTGCCGGATATTCTCTATCGATGGCAGCGCCCGGTTGGAGGGCTGCATCCATGA
- a CDS encoding aspartate aminotransferase family protein — MSKSALGLGTNNLEAFWMPFSANRQFKQNPRLLVSAKDMHFKSADGREILDGTAGLWCCNAGHSRPKIVEAVQAQVAELDYAPAFQMGHPKVFELAARLAAMLPSPIDHVFFTNSGSESVDTALKIALAYHRAKGNGTKTKLIGRERGYHGVGFGGISVGGISGNRKAFGNALGGVDHIRHTHDLARNAFTRGEPEYGAEFADDLEKVIALHDASNIAAVIVEPVAGSTGVLIPPKGYLKRLRDICTKNDILLIFDEVITGFGRLGTPFAVDYFGVVPDLITTAKGITSGVIPMGAVFASKQIYDAFMTAPENTIELFHGYTYSGHPVACAAALATLDTYEEEGLLTRAAELSDYWADALHALKGLPHVIDIRNLGLIGAIELEPIPGAPTKRAFQAFLDAYEKGVLIRTTGDIIALSPPLIITKGQIEHLFDTLADVLKNLA; from the coding sequence ATGTCGAAATCGGCATTGGGATTGGGCACCAACAATCTCGAGGCGTTCTGGATGCCGTTTTCGGCAAACAGGCAATTCAAGCAAAATCCGCGTCTTCTGGTCAGTGCCAAGGACATGCATTTCAAGTCCGCCGATGGCCGCGAAATCCTTGATGGAACCGCCGGCCTGTGGTGCTGCAATGCCGGTCACTCGCGCCCGAAGATCGTCGAAGCCGTGCAGGCGCAGGTTGCCGAACTCGACTATGCGCCCGCTTTCCAGATGGGCCATCCCAAAGTCTTCGAATTGGCGGCACGCCTCGCCGCCATGCTGCCCTCGCCAATTGATCATGTATTCTTCACCAATTCGGGTTCGGAATCGGTCGATACAGCGCTCAAGATCGCGCTTGCCTATCACCGGGCCAAAGGCAATGGCACCAAGACCAAACTGATCGGCCGCGAGCGCGGCTATCATGGCGTCGGTTTCGGCGGCATTTCCGTTGGCGGCATTTCCGGCAACCGCAAGGCGTTTGGCAATGCACTTGGCGGGGTCGATCACATCCGTCACACGCATGATCTGGCGCGCAATGCCTTTACCCGCGGCGAACCTGAATATGGCGCGGAATTTGCCGACGATCTGGAAAAGGTCATTGCTCTGCATGACGCCTCGAACATTGCCGCCGTTATTGTTGAGCCGGTCGCAGGATCGACAGGCGTTCTCATCCCGCCAAAAGGCTATCTGAAACGCCTGCGCGATATCTGCACCAAGAATGATATCCTGCTGATCTTTGATGAAGTCATTACGGGTTTTGGCCGTCTTGGTACGCCTTTTGCCGTTGACTATTTCGGCGTGGTTCCTGATCTCATCACCACTGCCAAAGGCATCACCAGCGGCGTGATTCCAATGGGCGCAGTTTTTGCTTCCAAGCAAATCTACGATGCCTTCATGACTGCCCCTGAGAACACCATCGAGCTGTTCCATGGCTATACCTATTCCGGCCACCCGGTCGCCTGTGCGGCGGCACTGGCAACACTCGACACCTATGAGGAAGAGGGTCTGCTCACCCGCGCAGCCGAGCTTTCGGATTACTGGGCTGACGCACTGCATGCCCTCAAAGGCCTGCCGCACGTCATCGATATCCGCAATCTTGGTCTGATCGGCGCGATCGAACTGGAACCTATCCCCGGTGCGCCGACGAAACGCGCCTTCCAGGCGTTCCTCGACGCCTATGAGAAGGGCGTTCTTATCCGCACAACAGGCGATATCATTGCGCTGTCGCCACCGCTGATCATCACCAAAGGCCAGATCGAACATCTCTTCGATACATTGGCCGATGTTCTCAAGAACCTCGCATAA
- a CDS encoding ABC transporter permease: MRISRSPLAISAFLLAVGGLLISSGGDVQDTFAYSTPVFLFVAAAVALFTRGSASSLIALLVLVHIVPFCLIELLHSMGPEGPSIGYWCMVASAWLLAWFSVQNLAGLKLARPDAQRVVNLALPVLFGAWLLILWEIIVRGFGVPSILLPPPSMIAARISNSVPTLWADFQQTYLKAAIAGYAIGCGGGFLAAILVDRVPFLRKGLLPIGNLVAALPVVGIAPIMVMWFGSYWESKAAVVVIMTFFPMLVNTVAGLAASGAMERDLMQTYGSSYAQTLLKLRLPAAMPFIFNALKINSTLALIGAIVAEFFGSPIVGMGFRISAEVGRMNVDMVWAEIFVAALAGSLSYGLITLIERAVTFWHPSYRT, encoded by the coding sequence ATGAGGATTTCCCGTTCACCGCTGGCCATTTCCGCTTTCCTGCTTGCCGTTGGCGGATTGCTGATATCGTCGGGCGGCGATGTTCAGGATACGTTTGCCTATTCGACACCGGTTTTCCTGTTTGTCGCGGCGGCGGTAGCGCTTTTCACAAGGGGGTCGGCTTCATCGCTGATTGCGCTGCTTGTGCTCGTCCATATCGTTCCCTTCTGTCTTATCGAACTGCTCCACTCGATGGGACCGGAAGGTCCCTCGATTGGCTATTGGTGCATGGTGGCGTCGGCCTGGCTGTTGGCATGGTTCAGCGTGCAGAATCTTGCTGGCCTGAAACTGGCCCGGCCAGACGCACAGCGCGTTGTCAATCTTGCCTTGCCCGTTCTCTTCGGCGCGTGGCTGCTGATCCTCTGGGAGATCATTGTCAGGGGTTTCGGCGTACCAAGCATCCTGTTGCCGCCGCCATCCATGATCGCCGCGCGCATCTCGAACTCTGTACCGACGCTCTGGGCGGATTTCCAGCAGACTTATCTGAAAGCTGCCATCGCCGGTTATGCTATCGGATGCGGCGGCGGATTTCTTGCGGCTATCCTCGTTGATCGGGTGCCATTCCTGCGCAAGGGCCTGCTGCCCATCGGCAATCTTGTCGCCGCTCTTCCTGTTGTTGGAATAGCGCCAATCATGGTGATGTGGTTCGGATCCTACTGGGAATCCAAGGCCGCCGTCGTCGTCATCATGACCTTCTTCCCGATGCTCGTGAACACGGTGGCCGGACTTGCAGCATCCGGCGCGATGGAACGTGACCTGATGCAGACCTATGGTTCAAGCTATGCACAGACGCTGCTCAAACTACGCCTGCCCGCCGCCATGCCCTTCATTTTCAACGCCCTGAAGATCAATTCAACACTGGCATTGATCGGCGCTATCGTTGCGGAATTCTTTGGCTCTCCCATTGTTGGCATGGGCTTTCGCATCTCGGCAGAAGTCGGGCGCATGAATGTCGATATGGTCTGGGCGGAAATTTTTGTGGCAGCGCTTGCGGGTTCCCTGTCTTACGGGCTTATTACCCTTATCGAGCGGGCCGTTACTTTCTGGCATCCTTCCTACAGAACTTAA
- a CDS encoding Zn-dependent hydrolase: protein MALTGNLRINGDRLWDSLMDMAKIGPGLRGGNNRQTLTDEDAEGRRLFQSWCEKAGLTMGVDTMGNMFFHREGTDPDALPVYVGSHLDTQPTGGKYDGVLGVLGGLELIRTLNDLNIKTKHPIVVVNWTNEEGTRFAPAMLASGVFAGIHTQDWAYAREDAKGKTFGDELERIGWKGDEDVGTRKMHALFELHIEQGPILEIEGKDIGVVTHGQGLWWLQITLTGKDSHTGSTPMPMRRNAGLGMARITELVHTIAMAHQPSAVGAIGHCDVYPNSRNVIPGKVVFTVDFRSPDIGTLNAMKAELEEKAPKIARELGLEIEIEEAGHFDPVTFDEGCVTAVRNAAERLGYSHRNIISGAGHDACWVNRVAPTAMVMCPCVGGLSHNEDEEISKEWAAAGADVLLHAVLETAVIET, encoded by the coding sequence ATGGCGCTCACTGGAAATCTGAGGATCAACGGCGACCGTCTCTGGGACAGCCTGATGGACATGGCAAAAATCGGACCGGGTCTGCGCGGCGGTAACAACCGCCAGACTCTGACCGATGAGGATGCCGAGGGCCGACGTCTGTTCCAGAGCTGGTGCGAAAAGGCTGGCCTGACCATGGGCGTCGACACCATGGGCAATATGTTCTTCCATCGCGAGGGTACGGACCCGGATGCCCTGCCCGTTTATGTCGGCAGCCATCTTGATACCCAACCGACCGGCGGCAAATATGACGGCGTTCTCGGTGTGCTTGGGGGGCTGGAACTGATCCGCACCCTCAACGACCTCAATATCAAAACCAAGCATCCCATCGTCGTGGTGAACTGGACCAATGAGGAAGGCACGCGCTTTGCTCCGGCCATGCTGGCATCTGGTGTCTTTGCCGGTATCCACACTCAGGACTGGGCCTATGCGCGCGAAGATGCCAAGGGCAAGACATTCGGCGACGAGCTGGAGCGTATTGGCTGGAAGGGCGATGAAGATGTCGGCACGCGCAAGATGCACGCATTGTTCGAATTGCATATCGAGCAGGGCCCTATTCTCGAAATCGAAGGCAAGGATATTGGCGTTGTCACCCATGGACAGGGATTGTGGTGGCTACAGATTACGTTGACCGGCAAAGACAGCCATACGGGCTCAACACCCATGCCCATGCGCAGGAATGCCGGGCTCGGCATGGCGCGCATCACCGAACTCGTCCACACCATCGCCATGGCCCATCAGCCAAGCGCTGTCGGTGCCATTGGCCATTGCGATGTCTATCCCAATTCGCGCAATGTCATTCCTGGCAAGGTGGTTTTCACCGTCGATTTTCGCTCGCCGGATATCGGGACATTGAACGCGATGAAGGCCGAGCTTGAGGAAAAGGCACCGAAGATCGCCAGGGAGCTGGGGCTGGAAATTGAAATCGAAGAAGCTGGGCATTTTGATCCCGTTACCTTCGACGAGGGCTGTGTGACCGCTGTGCGCAATGCAGCCGAGCGTCTTGGTTATAGCCATCGCAACATCATTTCCGGTGCCGGGCATGATGCCTGCTGGGTCAACCGGGTTGCCCCGACGGCGATGGTCATGTGCCCCTGCGTTGGCGGACTTAGCCATAATGAAGATGAAGAAATTTCCAAGGAATGGGCGGCCGCCGGTGCGGATGTCCTTCTGCATGCTGTTCTGGAAACGGCGGTGATTGAAACCTGA
- the hydA gene encoding dihydropyrimidinase — translation MATKVIKGGTIIAADRTYRADVLIDGDIIAQIGSDLSGDEIIDATGCYLMPGGIDPHTHLEMPFMGTYSSDDFDTGTAAALAGGTTMVVDFVLPGSDGLLAALQDWFQKAGKARTDYSFHMAITGWNKQIFDEMPKVVERGINTFKHFMAYKGALMVDDDEMFASFTRCAEIGAMPLVHAENGDVVAHLQQKLLSEGNNGPEAHGYSRPPEIEGEAANRAIMIADQAGVPLYIVHVSCEQAHEAIRRARQKGMRVYGEPLVQHLTLDEGEYKNKDWDYAARRVMSPPFRDKSHQDGLWAGLASGSLQVVATDHCAFTTEQKRFGVGDFTKIPNGTGGLEDRMPVLWTKGVRTGRLTPNEFVAVTSTNIARILNIYPRKGAILQGSDADIVIWDPEASKVISAKTQKSAIDYNVFEGIEVTGLPRITLSRGQIAYKDGEVLAPTGSGRFVEREANAPANRALSTWKELTAPRKVERDPKNIPAGV, via the coding sequence ATGGCTACGAAAGTGATCAAAGGCGGGACAATCATTGCCGCCGACCGCACCTACAGGGCGGATGTGCTGATTGATGGCGATATCATCGCCCAGATCGGCTCTGATCTTTCCGGCGATGAGATTATTGATGCGACGGGTTGCTATCTGATGCCGGGTGGTATTGATCCGCATACCCATCTCGAAATGCCCTTCATGGGCACCTATTCTTCCGACGATTTCGATACCGGTACCGCAGCGGCCCTGGCGGGCGGAACGACAATGGTGGTCGATTTCGTTCTCCCCGGTTCGGACGGCCTGCTTGCGGCCTTGCAGGACTGGTTCCAGAAAGCGGGCAAGGCGCGCACCGACTATTCCTTCCACATGGCCATCACCGGCTGGAACAAACAGATTTTTGACGAGATGCCAAAGGTGGTTGAGCGCGGCATCAATACGTTCAAGCACTTCATGGCCTATAAGGGCGCGCTGATGGTGGATGATGACGAAATGTTCGCCTCGTTCACGCGCTGTGCCGAAATCGGTGCCATGCCATTGGTTCATGCGGAAAATGGCGATGTGGTCGCCCATCTCCAGCAGAAGCTTCTGTCCGAAGGCAATAATGGGCCGGAGGCTCATGGCTATTCCCGCCCGCCGGAGATCGAGGGTGAAGCCGCCAACCGCGCCATCATGATTGCCGATCAGGCGGGTGTACCGCTCTATATCGTGCATGTGTCCTGCGAGCAGGCACATGAAGCGATCCGCCGCGCACGCCAGAAAGGCATGCGCGTTTATGGCGAACCGCTGGTGCAGCATCTGACGCTTGACGAAGGCGAATACAAGAACAAGGACTGGGACTATGCGGCGCGGCGCGTGATGTCGCCGCCGTTTCGCGACAAAAGCCATCAGGACGGATTGTGGGCCGGGCTCGCCTCCGGCAGCCTGCAAGTGGTGGCAACGGATCACTGTGCCTTCACAACAGAACAGAAGCGCTTTGGTGTCGGCGATTTCACCAAGATTCCGAACGGTACAGGCGGCCTTGAAGACCGCATGCCTGTTCTTTGGACAAAAGGCGTTCGCACCGGCCGCCTGACGCCCAACGAATTCGTGGCTGTCACGTCCACAAACATTGCCCGCATTCTCAACATCTACCCGCGCAAGGGTGCAATCCTGCAGGGCTCGGACGCTGATATTGTCATCTGGGACCCCGAGGCATCGAAGGTCATTTCTGCCAAGACGCAGAAATCCGCCATCGACTACAATGTGTTTGAAGGCATCGAGGTAACAGGCCTGCCACGCATCACCCTGTCACGCGGTCAGATTGCCTATAAAGATGGCGAAGTACTCGCTCCCACGGGCAGCGGACGTTTTGTCGAACGCGAGGCCAATGCGCCCGCCAATCGCGCACTTTCCACCTGGAAGGAACTCACGGCACCGCGTAAGGTTGAGCGTGATCCGAAGAACATACCGGCGGGTGTCTGA
- a CDS encoding ABC transporter ATP-binding protein, giving the protein MPQVTLKNVIDVKDLSLVFQTNDGPVNALSNINLAVNGGEFVSFIGPSGCGKTTLLRVIADLEQPTSGAISVNGMTPSEARQKRAYGYVFQAAALYPWRTIGGNISLPLEVMGVPKAERAARIAKNLELVNLSGFEKKFPWQLSGGMQQRASIARALSFDPDMLLMDEPFGALDEIVRDHLNEQLLKLWAKTQKTVIFVTHSIPEAVFLSTKIVVMSPRPGRIHEIIDCNLGTERTLDIRETPAFLEIAHRVREGLRHGHSYDGE; this is encoded by the coding sequence ATGCCTCAAGTAACCCTCAAAAATGTGATTGATGTCAAAGACCTGTCGCTGGTCTTCCAGACCAATGACGGGCCTGTTAACGCCCTGTCGAACATCAATCTTGCAGTGAATGGCGGCGAATTCGTTTCCTTCATCGGACCATCCGGTTGCGGCAAGACAACCCTTTTGCGCGTCATTGCCGATCTGGAGCAGCCAACCTCGGGCGCGATCTCCGTCAATGGCATGACGCCTTCCGAGGCACGTCAGAAACGCGCTTATGGTTATGTATTTCAGGCTGCAGCGCTTTATCCATGGCGCACTATTGGCGGCAATATTTCGCTGCCACTGGAAGTCATGGGTGTTCCCAAGGCCGAGCGGGCAGCCCGCATCGCCAAAAACCTTGAACTGGTCAATCTCTCCGGTTTTGAAAAGAAGTTTCCGTGGCAACTATCAGGTGGCATGCAGCAGCGTGCCTCCATCGCACGAGCGCTTTCCTTCGATCCTGATATGCTGCTGATGGATGAACCATTTGGCGCACTTGATGAAATTGTCCGCGATCACCTCAATGAGCAGTTGTTGAAGCTCTGGGCCAAGACACAGAAGACCGTAATTTTTGTCACTCATTCCATTCCCGAAGCGGTGTTTCTTTCAACGAAGATCGTTGTGATGAGCCCGCGTCCGGGCCGAATTCACGAGATTATCGACTGCAATCTCGGCACTGAACGCACGCTCGATATTCGCGAGACACCGGCGTTTCTTGAGATTGCACACCGGGTTCGTGAAGGCCTGCGCCATGGCCATTCCTATGATGGAGAATGA
- a CDS encoding ABC transporter substrate-binding protein yields MKKMIALSMGLATLLMAGSALAADKLTLQLKWVTQGQFAGYYVAKDKGFYKEADLDVEIKPGGPDVAPPQVIAGGGADVVVDWMPSALATREKGLPLVNIAQPFKRSGMMLTCRKETGITKPEDFKGKTLGVWFGGNEYPFLSWMNHLGLKTDGGPNGVTVLKQGFNVDPLIQKQADCISTMTYNEYWQVIDAGIPADQLVTFKYEDEKVATLEDGLYVLQKSLDDPKMVEKLARFVKASMKGWDYARQHPDEAANIVLENDASGAQTEKHQKRMVAEINKLTEGSTGVLDVAAAERTVETLLGGGSDPVITKKPEGAWTTKVTDAAK; encoded by the coding sequence ATGAAGAAGATGATTGCACTGTCGATGGGTCTGGCAACGCTGCTGATGGCGGGCTCTGCGCTTGCAGCCGACAAGCTGACCTTACAGCTGAAATGGGTCACGCAAGGCCAGTTTGCCGGCTATTACGTCGCCAAGGACAAGGGCTTCTACAAGGAAGCTGATCTTGATGTCGAGATCAAGCCGGGTGGTCCTGATGTTGCCCCGCCGCAGGTGATCGCCGGTGGCGGCGCCGATGTCGTTGTTGACTGGATGCCTTCGGCGCTGGCAACCCGCGAGAAGGGCCTGCCACTCGTCAACATTGCCCAGCCGTTCAAGCGTTCCGGCATGATGCTGACCTGCCGCAAGGAAACCGGCATTACCAAGCCTGAGGACTTCAAGGGCAAGACCCTTGGCGTCTGGTTCGGTGGCAATGAATATCCGTTCCTGTCGTGGATGAACCATCTTGGTCTCAAGACCGATGGCGGGCCAAATGGCGTGACTGTTCTCAAACAGGGCTTCAACGTCGATCCGCTGATCCAGAAACAGGCCGACTGCATTTCCACCATGACCTACAATGAATATTGGCAGGTGATCGATGCGGGCATTCCGGCCGATCAGCTCGTCACCTTCAAATATGAGGATGAGAAGGTCGCCACGCTGGAAGACGGGCTTTACGTCTTACAGAAGAGCCTTGATGATCCGAAGATGGTCGAGAAGCTCGCCCGCTTCGTCAAAGCCTCGATGAAGGGCTGGGACTATGCCCGCCAGCACCCGGATGAAGCCGCCAATATCGTGCTTGAGAATGATGCCAGCGGCGCGCAGACCGAAAAGCACCAGAAGCGCATGGTGGCCGAGATCAACAAGCTGACGGAAGGCTCCACCGGTGTTCTCGATGTGGCAGCAGCCGAGCGCACCGTCGAGACGCTGCTCGGTGGCGGTTCCGACCCTGTTATCACCAAGAAGCCGGAAGGCGCATGGACAACAAAGGTCACCGACGCCGCAAAGTAA
- a CDS encoding ABC transporter permease: protein MNFIRNSVIPVGTVLIAILVLWYVFAVILNAPFERDQAARANTEISTRQLIANTMAQERPVLPAPHQVAEEIRKTVFDISPTSKRSLVYHVGVTLSSTLLGFGLGTLLGILLAIAIVHSRTLDKSLMPWIITSQTVPILAIAPMIIVVLNAVNITGLLPKAMISTYLSFFPVAVGMVKGLRSPEIMHLDLMRTYNASKAQVFWKLRWPASMPYLFTSMKIAVAISLVGAIVGELPTGAVAGIGARLLAGSYYGQTVQIWAALLAAALMAAILVSLIGLVATLVNRRMGVRP, encoded by the coding sequence ATGAACTTTATCCGCAACAGCGTGATACCTGTCGGAACGGTGCTCATCGCCATTCTCGTGCTCTGGTATGTCTTCGCCGTCATTCTCAATGCGCCGTTCGAGCGTGATCAGGCAGCCCGCGCCAATACCGAGATTTCGACCCGCCAGTTGATTGCCAATACGATGGCGCAGGAGCGCCCGGTCCTGCCTGCTCCGCATCAGGTCGCCGAGGAAATCCGCAAGACTGTGTTCGATATCAGTCCGACATCGAAACGCAGCCTCGTCTACCACGTCGGCGTAACTCTCTCGTCGACCCTGCTGGGTTTTGGGCTTGGAACGCTGCTCGGTATCCTGCTTGCCATTGCGATTGTCCATTCGCGCACGCTGGACAAGAGTCTGATGCCATGGATCATCACATCGCAGACAGTACCGATCCTTGCCATAGCGCCGATGATTATTGTGGTGCTGAATGCCGTAAATATCACCGGGCTTTTGCCCAAGGCGATGATCTCCACATACCTGTCGTTCTTTCCCGTAGCAGTGGGCATGGTCAAAGGCTTACGCTCGCCCGAGATCATGCATCTCGACCTGATGCGCACCTATAATGCTTCAAAAGCGCAGGTGTTCTGGAAACTGCGCTGGCCCGCATCCATGCCCTATCTCTTTACGTCGATGAAGATTGCCGTGGCCATCAGCCTTGTTGGTGCCATCGTCGGCGAACTGCCGACTGGAGCAGTCGCAGGGATCGGTGCTCGGTTGCTGGCGGGTTCCTATTACGGCCAGACGGTGCAGATCTGGGCCGCCCTGCTTGCGGCAGCGCTGATGGCTGCCATTCTCGTCAGCCTGATTGGGCTGGTAGCCACGCTCGTCAACCGGCGCATGGGAGTACGTCCATGA